The following are from one region of the Rhodoligotrophos defluvii genome:
- a CDS encoding glycine betaine ABC transporter substrate-binding protein, with the protein MTILPRLVTIILSAMLMTIAPAAFAKELTVGGKGFTEQLIIAEITKQLLESKGYKIDKKDGMGTKIVRAALEGGEVDLYWEYTGTSLVTFNKVTEKLSPEQTYERVKQLDGEKGLVWLTPSKANNTYAMAVRKNNPKTDGLKTISDMAAAYNAGKPLIMGTTAEFPKREDGLLGLQKAYGFEAGREHVRPMDLGLAYRALANGDLDVISAQATDGQIAAMDLMLLEDDKGFFPNYAMTPVVRAEVLEANPDLRPILEGLAAKLDDSVMQRLNAEVDVNKKTVEEVATDFLRENGLS; encoded by the coding sequence ATGACCATTCTACCTAGGTTAGTCACCATCATCCTGTCGGCGATGCTGATGACCATTGCGCCAGCTGCTTTCGCCAAGGAATTGACCGTCGGCGGCAAAGGCTTCACCGAGCAGCTCATCATCGCCGAAATCACCAAGCAGCTGCTGGAGAGCAAGGGCTACAAGATCGACAAGAAGGATGGGATGGGCACGAAGATCGTGCGTGCGGCGCTGGAGGGTGGCGAGGTCGACCTTTATTGGGAATATACCGGCACCTCTCTCGTCACCTTCAACAAGGTGACGGAGAAGCTCTCGCCGGAACAGACCTATGAGCGGGTGAAGCAGCTCGATGGCGAAAAGGGCCTGGTGTGGCTCACGCCCTCCAAGGCGAACAACACCTACGCCATGGCGGTTCGCAAGAACAATCCGAAGACGGACGGCTTGAAGACCATCTCCGACATGGCCGCCGCCTATAACGCCGGCAAGCCGCTGATTATGGGCACGACGGCCGAATTCCCCAAGCGGGAAGACGGGCTCCTCGGCCTGCAGAAGGCCTATGGCTTCGAGGCGGGGCGTGAGCATGTCAGGCCGATGGATCTGGGGCTCGCCTACAGGGCGCTTGCCAACGGTGATCTCGACGTCATCTCGGCGCAAGCCACCGACGGGCAGATTGCGGCGATGGACCTGATGCTGCTCGAGGACGACAAGGGCTTCTTCCCGAACTACGCCATGACGCCGGTAGTGCGAGCCGAGGTGCTTGAGGCCAACCCGGATCTGCGGCCGATCCTCGAGGGCCTTGCCGCCAAGCTCGACGACTCCGTCATGCAGCGGCTCAATGCCGAGGTCGACGTCAATAAGAAGACAGTGGAGGAGGTCGCGACCGACTTCCTGAGGGAGAACGGCCTCAGCTGA
- a CDS encoding glycine betaine ABC transporter substrate-binding protein has protein sequence MTLPRTFGIAIIGAMLSIALSAVAMAASITVGGKDFTEQFLVAEMTKQLLESKGYTVEKKDNMGTNIVRAALEGGEVDLYWEYTGTSLVTFNKVTEQLSPEQTYARVKELDGAKGLVWLAPSNANNTYALAIRKNNPKTDGMTTLSDLAKAYNDGKEVLMGTTAEFPKREDGLIGLQKAYGFKAGRANVRPMEIGLVYPALANGDIDVATVGATDGRIAAMDLVLLKDDRGFFPNYALAPVVRKETLDAHPDLKETLESLSTKLDDATMQRLNGQVDVEKKSVEEVARNYLKQAGLI, from the coding sequence ATGACACTCCCCAGAACCTTCGGGATCGCGATCATTGGCGCTATGCTGTCGATCGCGCTGAGTGCGGTCGCCATGGCAGCCAGTATCACGGTGGGCGGCAAGGATTTCACCGAGCAGTTCCTCGTGGCGGAGATGACCAAGCAGCTCCTGGAAAGCAAGGGCTACACGGTCGAGAAAAAGGACAACATGGGCACGAATATCGTGCGCGCGGCCCTGGAGGGCGGGGAGGTCGACCTCTACTGGGAATATACGGGCACGTCTCTCGTCACCTTCAACAAGGTAACCGAGCAGCTCAGTCCGGAACAGACCTATGCGAGGGTCAAGGAGCTCGACGGCGCCAAGGGACTTGTCTGGCTCGCGCCATCGAACGCGAACAACACCTATGCCCTTGCCATCCGCAAGAACAATCCGAAGACCGACGGCATGACCACCTTGTCGGACCTCGCCAAAGCCTATAATGACGGCAAGGAGGTGCTGATGGGCACGACCGCCGAGTTTCCCAAGCGCGAGGACGGTCTCATCGGCCTGCAGAAGGCTTACGGATTCAAAGCGGGCCGCGCGAATGTGCGACCCATGGAGATCGGGCTCGTCTATCCGGCCCTGGCCAACGGCGATATCGACGTGGCGACCGTCGGCGCCACCGACGGGCGCATCGCCGCGATGGACTTGGTGCTGCTCAAGGACGACAGGGGGTTCTTCCCCAATTACGCGCTGGCGCCGGTGGTGCGAAAGGAAACGCTGGACGCGCATCCCGACCTCAAGGAGACCCTCGAATCCCTGTCGACCAAGCTGGACGATGCCACGATGCAGCGGCTGAATGGCCAGGTGGATGTTGAGAAGAAGTCGGTCGAAGAGGTGGCGCGCAATTACCTCAAGCAGGCCGGCCTCATCTGA
- a CDS encoding alpha/beta hydrolase encodes MNPGYRTLLDAEVWRFIERINAFYPPDALDLPIERNREIYRRMSAAFHAGRPAGITAQDSFIDASDRRIPIRTYRSIGNEASALVLYFHGGGFVLGDLDTHDDICAELCAGTGHVVISVDYRLAPEHAGTAAFDDAMAAFAWAATAYTLPVVLVGESAGGTLAASVAHHTRGHARSPAGQVLVYPSLGGDKTRGSYVDHRDAPLLSVTDLERYEAMRAGGADISRDVRFTPLADPDFTGLPPTVIFTAECDPLCCDGATYRDRLTAAGGLAWSHEEKGLPHGFLRARHMSVKARESFKRLTAAVKALGSDGL; translated from the coding sequence GTGAACCCGGGCTACAGAACATTGCTCGATGCGGAGGTCTGGCGTTTCATCGAGCGGATCAACGCCTTCTACCCCCCGGATGCGCTCGATCTTCCCATCGAACGCAACCGGGAGATCTATCGCCGGATGTCGGCGGCATTCCATGCAGGCCGCCCGGCAGGTATCACGGCTCAGGATTCGTTCATCGACGCCAGCGATCGACGGATCCCGATCAGAACGTATCGTTCAATCGGAAATGAAGCATCCGCCCTGGTGCTTTACTTCCACGGCGGCGGTTTTGTCCTCGGCGACCTTGACACCCATGACGACATTTGCGCCGAGCTCTGCGCCGGAACCGGGCATGTCGTGATCTCGGTCGACTACCGCCTTGCACCGGAGCATGCAGGAACGGCCGCATTCGACGATGCCATGGCGGCATTCGCCTGGGCCGCCACCGCCTATACATTGCCGGTGGTGTTGGTGGGAGAATCGGCGGGCGGCACGCTCGCGGCCTCCGTCGCCCATCATACCCGTGGCCACGCGCGCTCGCCCGCCGGCCAGGTGCTTGTCTATCCTAGCCTGGGCGGCGACAAGACCCGCGGCTCCTATGTCGATCACAGGGACGCCCCGCTGCTTTCCGTGACAGATCTCGAGCGGTACGAAGCCATGCGCGCAGGCGGCGCAGACATATCCCGCGATGTGCGCTTTACGCCGCTCGCGGATCCGGATTTTACCGGGTTGCCGCCGACCGTGATCTTCACGGCGGAATGCGATCCGCTCTGCTGCGACGGCGCAACGTATCGCGACCGCTTGACAGCCGCGGGCGGATTGGCGTGGTCCCATGAGGAGAAGGGGCTTCCCCACGGCTTTCTGCGCGCGCGGCACATGTCGGTGAAAGCGCGTGAGAGTTTCAAGCGCCTCACCGCCGCTGTGAAGGCGCTCGGGTCGGACGGTCTCTAA
- a CDS encoding LysR substrate-binding domain-containing protein, translating into MELRHLKYFVAVAEELHFRRAAERLNVSQPPLSQQIRQLELELGTTLFERTNRRVVLTQAGRLFLREARAVIEQAERAAAVARRAERGELGELRIGMFPSAPLVPEVAQAIRAYRAKFPGVDLVLNELESREQIGALMEERQDIAIVRSIDAPILPREIVSRRVVDEPLVVAMRRDNPLSRGEGPLPVASLAEEPFVFYGEKMGAVLPRVVLDLCHRARFEPRISQLANANSTMIGLVAAGLGVAILPQGLSRLSHPDLAIRPLAESDATVAVWLLSHGRNRSAMAEGFLALI; encoded by the coding sequence ATGGAACTGCGGCATCTCAAATATTTCGTGGCGGTAGCGGAGGAGCTGCATTTCCGCCGCGCCGCCGAGCGGCTGAACGTCTCGCAGCCGCCGCTCAGCCAGCAGATCCGTCAGCTGGAGCTGGAGCTCGGCACCACGCTGTTCGAGCGTACCAACCGGCGGGTGGTGTTGACGCAAGCCGGACGCCTGTTCCTGCGGGAAGCGCGCGCGGTGATCGAGCAGGCGGAACGGGCGGCAGCGGTCGCCCGTAGGGCTGAGCGGGGTGAGCTGGGCGAATTGCGCATCGGCATGTTTCCCTCCGCGCCGCTGGTGCCGGAAGTAGCGCAGGCCATACGGGCCTATCGGGCCAAATTTCCCGGCGTCGATCTCGTGCTGAACGAGCTTGAAAGCCGCGAGCAGATCGGGGCGCTCATGGAGGAACGCCAGGATATTGCCATCGTCCGCAGCATCGACGCGCCGATCCTGCCGCGGGAGATCGTATCGCGAAGGGTGGTGGACGAGCCTCTGGTGGTGGCGATGCGGCGCGACAATCCCTTGAGCCGGGGGGAGGGGCCGCTGCCTGTCGCAAGCCTGGCGGAGGAGCCCTTCGTCTTCTATGGCGAGAAAATGGGGGCGGTGCTGCCGCGCGTGGTTCTGGACCTCTGCCACAGGGCGCGCTTCGAGCCCAGGATCAGCCAGCTGGCCAATGCCAATAGCACCATGATCGGCCTCGTTGCAGCGGGCCTCGGCGTTGCGATCCTGCCGCAGGGCCTGAGCCGGCTCAGCCATCCCGATCTGGCCATTCGCCCTTTGGCGGAGAGCGATGCGACGGTTGCCGTCTGGCTCTTGAGCCATGGGCGCAACCGTTCGGCCATGGCCGAGGGTTTCCTCGCCCTTATCTGA
- a CDS encoding amidase, which translates to MHVLELDLTELAGRIASGDISAQEATRASLDALDGLGRALNCTVATYRDEAMERAATADRDRARGISHGPLHGVPMAHKDLFDVQGRVNAAGSLIRRHHRATGTATAIRRLDAAGAINVGRLHMAEFALSPTGYNGHLGHCRNPWNPDFITGGSSSGSAAAVAARLVPASLGSDTGGSARIPAGACGAVGLKPTYGLIPKDGVTPLSSSLDCISPITRSAADCALLLSVVAGPAATDPVTTHAPRVDYMAALDKGVAGLVIGILPDRALARVDPEISAILDASIEAFRDLGARIVEVDIGSLEPINDLNRVVLVVEAAAYHGRDLSTRPRDFSAHVLSRLETGLYMPATRYAEALTLRGKLARRFVEHAFTEAHLLLLPCMPVPVPTIASDADGLTGTGASDIMDFTRAMNFLGIPAASIPAGFTANGLPASLQLVGRHFDEARILAAAHAFQQATDWHRQAPALVR; encoded by the coding sequence ATGCACGTTCTTGAGCTCGACCTCACCGAGCTTGCGGGCCGGATCGCCTCCGGCGACATCAGCGCGCAAGAGGCCACCAGGGCCAGCCTCGATGCGCTCGACGGGCTGGGCCGGGCGCTGAACTGCACGGTTGCCACCTATCGCGACGAGGCTATGGAGCGCGCGGCCACGGCAGATCGGGATCGCGCCCGCGGCATCAGCCACGGGCCGCTCCACGGCGTGCCCATGGCCCACAAGGATCTGTTCGATGTGCAGGGCCGCGTCAACGCTGCCGGATCCCTCATTCGCCGGCACCATCGGGCGACTGGTACGGCAACCGCGATCCGCAGGTTGGACGCCGCCGGCGCGATCAATGTGGGGCGCCTGCACATGGCGGAATTCGCCCTGAGCCCCACCGGCTATAACGGCCATCTCGGACATTGCCGCAACCCGTGGAACCCGGACTTCATCACCGGCGGCTCATCCAGCGGCTCGGCAGCGGCGGTGGCCGCCAGGCTCGTTCCGGCCTCGCTCGGCTCCGATACCGGCGGCTCCGCGCGCATCCCGGCCGGCGCCTGCGGCGCGGTCGGCCTCAAGCCAACCTATGGGCTGATCCCGAAGGATGGCGTGACGCCGCTCTCCTCCTCTCTGGATTGCATAAGCCCGATCACCCGCAGCGCGGCCGATTGCGCCCTGCTGCTCTCCGTGGTGGCCGGGCCGGCCGCCACAGACCCGGTGACCACCCATGCGCCGCGCGTGGACTACATGGCTGCGCTCGACAAGGGCGTGGCGGGATTGGTGATCGGCATTTTGCCGGACCGGGCCCTGGCCCGCGTCGATCCCGAAATTTCCGCCATCCTGGACGCGAGCATCGAGGCGTTCAGAGATCTGGGGGCGCGGATCGTGGAGGTGGATATCGGCAGCCTGGAGCCGATCAACGACCTCAACCGGGTCGTGCTCGTGGTCGAGGCCGCCGCCTATCACGGCCGGGATCTCTCCACCCGGCCGCGGGACTTCTCGGCCCATGTGCTGAGCCGCCTCGAAACCGGGCTCTACATGCCCGCCACCCGCTATGCCGAGGCGCTCACCCTGCGCGGCAAGCTGGCGCGCCGGTTTGTGGAGCATGCATTCACCGAGGCTCACCTGCTGCTCCTGCCGTGCATGCCCGTGCCGGTGCCGACCATCGCCTCCGATGCGGATGGCCTGACGGGCACTGGCGCCAGCGACATCATGGATTTCACCCGAGCCATGAATTTCCTTGGCATTCCAGCCGCGAGCATCCCGGCCGGCTTCACCGCGAACGGCCTGCCCGCCAGCTTGCAGCTGGTCGGCCGGCATTTCGACGAAGCCCGCATCCTCGCCGCCGCCCATGCCTTCCAGCAAGCTACGGACTGGCACCGGCAGGCACCGGCCTTGGTCAGATAA
- the ehuA gene encoding ectoine/hydroxyectoine ABC transporter ATP-binding protein EhuA: MNPIIKLTDVRKSFGPLVVLDGLNMVVERGEKVALIGPSGSGKSTVLRAIMTLEPIDGGEIEIDGEPLWHMRKNGKLVAANEAHLRKMRAKVGMVFQHFNLFPHWSALKNVMNPVCTVLGLAKTEAQARAEELLALVGLKDKLHALPSSLSGGQQQRVAIARALAMRPRVMLFDEVTSALDPELVGEVLNVLRLLAHEHDLTMIMVTHQMGFAREIADRVLFFEKGRIVEEGKPQKVFTAPESDRTRAFLNAVLQG, encoded by the coding sequence ATGAACCCGATCATCAAGCTCACCGATGTCCGCAAGTCCTTCGGCCCGCTCGTCGTGCTGGACGGCCTGAACATGGTGGTCGAGCGCGGCGAGAAGGTCGCGCTGATCGGCCCCAGCGGCTCGGGCAAGTCCACGGTGTTGCGGGCGATCATGACCCTCGAGCCCATCGATGGTGGGGAGATCGAGATCGACGGCGAGCCCCTTTGGCATATGCGGAAGAACGGCAAGCTCGTGGCTGCGAACGAAGCGCATCTGCGCAAGATGCGCGCCAAGGTCGGCATGGTGTTCCAGCACTTCAACCTGTTTCCCCATTGGTCGGCGCTGAAGAACGTCATGAACCCGGTCTGCACCGTGCTCGGGCTGGCGAAAACGGAAGCGCAGGCGCGCGCCGAGGAGCTTCTGGCGCTGGTCGGCCTGAAGGACAAGCTGCACGCCCTGCCCAGCAGCCTTTCGGGCGGCCAGCAGCAGCGGGTGGCGATCGCCCGGGCGCTGGCCATGCGGCCGCGGGTGATGCTGTTCGATGAGGTGACCTCGGCGCTGGATCCGGAGCTGGTGGGCGAGGTGCTGAACGTCTTGCGCCTGCTTGCCCATGAGCACGATCTCACCATGATCATGGTCACGCACCAGATGGGCTTTGCCCGCGAGATCGCCGACCGCGTGCTGTTCTTCGAGAAGGGCCGCATCGTCGAGGAAGGCAAGCCGCAAAAAGTGTTCACCGCGCCGGAAAGCGACCGCACCCGCGCTTTCCTCAATGCGGTGCTTCAGGGTTGA
- the ehuD gene encoding ectoine/hydroxyectoine ABC transporter permease subunit EhuD, with product MPFDFDYARSILPLLLEASVITIEATVASFAVALAVGLILALLLRLKWRLVRWPLWGTMQFIRSTPLLVQLYFLFFVLPDFGIAMSPFVTGVIGLGLHYSCYIAEVYRAGLESVPKGQWEAATALNYGRSAAMLQIILPQAIPPIIPVLANYMIAMFKDTPILAAITVIELMQRANIIATEKFLYVEPMTLVGLLFLAMSLVASAGVRVLEARLAR from the coding sequence ATCCCGTTCGATTTCGACTATGCGCGGTCGATCCTGCCGCTGCTCCTCGAGGCCTCCGTCATCACCATCGAGGCAACCGTCGCATCTTTCGCGGTCGCCTTGGCGGTGGGCCTGATCCTGGCCTTGCTGTTGCGGCTGAAATGGCGCCTGGTGCGCTGGCCGCTCTGGGGCACCATGCAGTTCATCCGATCGACGCCGCTGCTGGTGCAGCTCTATTTCCTGTTCTTCGTGCTGCCCGACTTCGGCATCGCCATGTCGCCATTCGTAACCGGCGTCATCGGACTGGGCCTCCACTACAGCTGCTACATTGCGGAGGTCTATCGCGCGGGCCTCGAGTCGGTGCCGAAGGGCCAGTGGGAAGCGGCCACCGCCCTCAACTACGGGAGATCTGCCGCAATGCTGCAGATCATCCTGCCCCAGGCGATCCCGCCGATCATTCCGGTGCTCGCCAATTACATGATCGCGATGTTCAAGGACACGCCGATCCTCGCAGCCATCACGGTGATCGAGCTGATGCAGAGAGCCAACATCATTGCCACCGAGAAATTCCTCTATGTGGAGCCCATGACGCTCGTCGGCCTGCTCTTCCTCGCCATGAGCCTGGTTGCCTCCGCCGGCGTGCGTGTCCTGGAAGCGAGGCTAGCCCGATGA
- the ehuC gene encoding ectoine/hydroxyectoine ABC transporter permease subunit EhuC yields MSLIYEARWLFLDGALTTIKITVAASLLALVLAFIAGLARLSPFAPVRWVALAYIEIFRGVALLVQLFWLFFVLPFFGIHLEPVFTAILALGLCNGAYGAEIVRSAIAAVPRGQREAACALNYTRWQTLWKILIPQAVPLMLPPFGNLMIELLKATALVSLITVHDLTFQALTLQQTTMRTLEPFAVVLVGYFLIALVITGLFRAAEWRVALTGGRR; encoded by the coding sequence ATGTCCCTCATCTACGAAGCGCGCTGGCTCTTCCTGGACGGTGCGCTGACCACCATCAAGATCACCGTGGCGGCGAGCCTCCTTGCGCTCGTGCTGGCCTTCATCGCCGGGCTGGCCCGCCTTTCGCCTTTCGCGCCGGTTCGGTGGGTGGCGCTCGCCTATATCGAGATCTTCCGCGGCGTCGCCCTTCTGGTCCAGCTGTTCTGGCTGTTCTTCGTGCTGCCCTTCTTCGGCATTCACCTGGAGCCGGTCTTCACCGCCATTCTCGCGCTGGGCCTGTGCAACGGCGCCTATGGCGCGGAAATCGTGCGCAGCGCCATCGCGGCGGTGCCGCGCGGACAAAGGGAAGCAGCCTGCGCGCTCAACTACACCCGTTGGCAAACGCTCTGGAAGATCCTCATCCCCCAGGCCGTGCCCCTCATGTTGCCACCCTTCGGCAACCTGATGATCGAGCTGCTCAAGGCCACCGCGCTCGTGTCGCTCATCACTGTGCATGACCTGACCTTCCAGGCGCTGACCTTGCAGCAGACCACTATGCGCACCCTGGAGCCATTCGCCGTGGTGCTGGTCGGCTATTTCCTCATCGCCCTGGTCATCACCGGCCTGTTCCGGGCCGCCGAATGGCGCGTGGCCCTGACGGGAGGGCGGCGATGA
- the ehuB gene encoding ectoine/hydroxyectoine ABC transporter substrate-binding protein EhuB, with protein MPMTILQIGRALTSALAIASALVAASVTAQADTLTKARESGTLRVGVANETPFAYMTPSGELTGFDIEVLRHITADMGIKNLEGSVTNFGGLIPGLVAKRFDLVTSAIYIRPDRCKQVAFAEPLYVLGDAVAVKAGNPKKIHSYKDIAADPTLKLANTAGGTGLRDNAKAMGVKDEQIVTIPDDASGYTAVKSGRADAYTNVAIVLETQLRSLNDPALERAHPFEQPVVDGKPRYGFASFAMRLEDKALLDEINKRLVAFRDTPEYAALMDKYALTPDDAVKPGMTTAKACTE; from the coding sequence ATGCCGATGACCATCCTGCAGATCGGACGTGCACTAACATCAGCGCTGGCCATTGCTTCAGCGCTTGTCGCCGCGAGCGTCACCGCGCAGGCCGACACGCTCACCAAAGCACGCGAGAGCGGCACGCTGCGGGTCGGCGTCGCCAATGAGACGCCTTTCGCCTATATGACGCCCTCCGGCGAGCTCACCGGCTTCGACATCGAGGTGCTCAGGCACATCACCGCCGATATGGGCATCAAAAATCTGGAGGGTAGCGTCACCAATTTCGGCGGGCTCATTCCCGGCCTCGTCGCCAAGCGCTTCGACCTGGTGACATCGGCCATCTATATCCGACCCGACCGCTGCAAGCAGGTTGCGTTTGCCGAGCCGCTCTATGTTCTCGGTGATGCGGTGGCTGTTAAGGCCGGCAACCCGAAGAAGATCCACAGCTACAAGGACATCGCTGCCGATCCCACCCTCAAGCTGGCCAACACGGCGGGCGGCACAGGCCTGCGCGACAATGCCAAGGCCATGGGCGTCAAGGACGAGCAGATCGTGACCATTCCCGATGACGCCAGCGGCTACACGGCGGTCAAGTCGGGGCGGGCCGATGCCTATACCAACGTCGCCATCGTGCTCGAAACCCAATTGCGCAGCCTGAATGATCCGGCGCTTGAGCGCGCCCATCCCTTCGAGCAGCCTGTGGTCGACGGCAAGCCGCGCTACGGCTTTGCCAGCTTTGCCATGCGGCTGGAGGACAAGGCACTGCTTGACGAGATCAACAAGCGCCTCGTCGCCTTCCGCGACACGCCCGAATATGCGGCGCTCATGGACAAATACGCGCTCACGCCGGACGATGCCGTCAAGCCGGGGATGACGACCGCCAAGGCTTGCACAGAATAG
- a CDS encoding pyridoxal phosphate-dependent aminotransferase has product MKRQRSISRRVAQLRPSATVEMTEKVRAARASGRRIFSLASGDPGIPTDPRIIEAAYDAFKAGDTRYAPVLGEPRLRAALAAHEQRRSGVLFKEDDIIVTPGGKFALLTALMGVVETGDEVLVPEPGWVSYGPCVELCGGKPVLLPMLDRLDLAAMEAAVTPATVAMIINSPVNPTGRVISREEIDGLVELADRHNLWIIFDQVYSDLVHGPSFPSPQGTGKGRAFTFVVDSFSKTFGMTGWRLGHLAVPPGLTKPISRFMQHSVYCVPGAVQAAGLKALELYDEVVPGYRAMFRRRQGDAAARLDAVAGIRCTAPDASFYLFPAVDTDDRALAARWLDQLDVATVPGSAFGSAGAGHLRLSVTASDEEIDEALRRIAAAGLA; this is encoded by the coding sequence ATGAAGCGGCAACGGAGCATCTCCCGGCGGGTGGCGCAGTTACGGCCCTCGGCGACTGTTGAGATGACGGAAAAGGTGCGGGCGGCGCGAGCCAGCGGGCGTCGAATCTTCAGCCTCGCGAGTGGAGATCCCGGCATTCCGACCGATCCGCGCATCATTGAGGCCGCTTACGATGCGTTCAAGGCCGGCGATACCCGCTATGCCCCGGTTCTCGGCGAGCCACGGCTGCGGGCAGCGCTTGCCGCTCACGAGCAGCGGCGGTCCGGCGTGCTTTTCAAGGAAGACGACATCATCGTGACGCCCGGAGGCAAGTTCGCCCTCCTGACCGCTCTGATGGGCGTCGTGGAGACGGGCGACGAGGTGCTGGTGCCGGAGCCCGGCTGGGTGAGCTATGGCCCCTGCGTGGAGCTCTGCGGCGGCAAGCCGGTGCTGCTACCCATGCTCGACCGGCTCGACCTTGCCGCCATGGAAGCGGCGGTGACGCCGGCCACCGTGGCCATGATCATCAATTCTCCGGTGAACCCGACGGGTCGGGTGATCAGCCGGGAGGAGATCGATGGCCTGGTCGAGCTCGCCGACCGGCACAATCTCTGGATCATCTTCGATCAGGTCTATTCGGACCTGGTGCATGGGCCATCCTTCCCGTCGCCCCAGGGAACGGGAAAGGGCCGGGCGTTCACCTTCGTGGTGGACAGTTTCTCCAAGACATTCGGAATGACCGGCTGGCGACTGGGTCATCTGGCGGTGCCGCCGGGGCTCACCAAGCCGATCAGCCGCTTCATGCAGCATTCCGTCTATTGCGTGCCGGGGGCGGTGCAGGCGGCCGGGCTCAAGGCGCTCGAACTCTATGACGAGGTGGTGCCGGGCTACCGCGCCATGTTCCGGCGTCGGCAGGGCGATGCGGCCGCGCGCCTCGATGCGGTTGCCGGCATCCGCTGCACCGCGCCGGATGCCTCCTTCTATCTATTCCCGGCGGTCGATACGGACGACCGGGCGCTCGCCGCCCGCTGGCTCGACCAGCTCGACGTGGCGACCGTTCCGGGCTCGGCCTTCGGTAGCGCTGGCGCCGGGCATCTGCGCCTCAGCGTGACGGCATCGGACGAGGAGATCGACGAAGCCCTCCGGCGGATCGCCGCGGCGGGCCTCGCGTGA
- a CDS encoding 4-oxalomesaconate tautomerase, whose amino-acid sequence MTSGLIDIPCTLMRGGTSKGPFFLASDLPTDSETRAKVLLAALGSPDVRQIDGVGGADPLTSKVGIVSSSQRGDVDLDFLFAQVSVDKALVDTTPNCGNMLAAVVPFAIERGLISPSADRTTVRVLTLNTGTMADITVQTPGGQLTYVGDTRIDGVPGGHAPISIAFRDTSGSVCGALLPTGKSMDIIDGVPCTLIDNGMPVVVLPAHSLGISGYESRDALNADKALAAKLEPIRLKAGRMMGLGDVAEKPIPKMTLISPARAGGAINTRTFIPHVCHASIGVLGAVTVATACALEGSIAHEMAGRPTAGLLSIEHPSGEFTVDLDIGMTTDGPQVRKAALIRTARRLFAGAVAIPRSAWPEAGQGNRFQDGKIRMGDAA is encoded by the coding sequence ATGACATCCGGTCTCATCGACATTCCCTGCACGCTGATGCGCGGCGGCACCTCCAAAGGCCCATTCTTCCTCGCGTCCGACCTCCCGACCGACAGCGAAACGCGCGCCAAGGTGCTGCTTGCTGCGCTGGGCTCGCCGGATGTCCGGCAGATCGACGGGGTCGGCGGGGCAGATCCGCTGACCAGCAAGGTAGGCATCGTCTCAAGCTCGCAGCGCGGGGATGTCGATCTCGATTTCCTGTTCGCCCAGGTCAGCGTGGACAAGGCCCTGGTCGATACCACACCCAACTGCGGCAACATGCTGGCCGCTGTCGTGCCCTTTGCCATCGAGCGCGGGCTTATTTCCCCGAGCGCGGACCGGACGACGGTGCGCGTGCTGACGCTGAACACCGGAACCATGGCCGACATCACGGTGCAAACGCCGGGCGGCCAGTTGACCTACGTGGGTGATACGCGGATTGACGGCGTGCCTGGCGGCCACGCGCCCATATCCATCGCATTTCGGGATACCAGCGGATCCGTCTGCGGGGCCCTACTGCCCACGGGCAAGTCCATGGACATCATCGACGGTGTTCCCTGCACGCTCATCGACAATGGCATGCCGGTGGTGGTGCTGCCGGCGCACAGCCTCGGCATCTCCGGTTATGAGAGCCGCGACGCGTTGAATGCGGACAAGGCGCTTGCCGCCAAGCTGGAGCCTATCCGTCTCAAGGCCGGCCGCATGATGGGGCTCGGCGACGTCGCAGAGAAGCCGATCCCTAAGATGACGCTGATCTCGCCGGCGCGGGCCGGTGGGGCAATCAATACCCGCACCTTCATCCCGCATGTGTGTCACGCCAGCATCGGCGTTCTGGGCGCGGTCACGGTTGCCACCGCCTGTGCGCTGGAAGGCTCGATCGCCCACGAGATGGCGGGTCGGCCTACGGCAGGGCTCCTGTCGATCGAGCATCCCAGCGGGGAGTTCACCGTGGACCTCGACATCGGGATGACGACGGACGGTCCACAAGTGCGCAAGGCGGCGCTGATCAGGACGGCGCGGCGGCTGTTCGCCGGCGCCGTCGCCATCCCTCGCTCCGCATGGCCGGAGGCGGGGCAAGGCAACCGGTTTCAAGACGGCAAGATACGGATGGGAGACGCCGCATGA